Proteins from one Novosphingobium pentaromativorans US6-1 genomic window:
- a CDS encoding NAD(P)/FAD-dependent oxidoreductase, translated as MSPVVERIHSDEKLPAVADVVIVGAGIVGSATAYYLAKRGLSVALIEKGNVGCEQSSRNWGWCRQQNRDAREMPLSLLSMHLWDELAGEIGKDLGFRRCGLVYATDDEKMLAGWESWRPVAKEFGVNTRMLSAAEAADRMPTTRRNWVGGLHSADDGKAEPALAAPVLAEGARALGATIHQECAARALDIANGRVVGVHTEKGTIRTNAVLCAAGAWASRFVRTHGVSFPQASVRQTALRTKPTVNVGDVLYSPDFAMTRRLDGSYTLAISGRAVLELTPKGIRYAREFMPQFIQRLKAVQVGLGKSFLTGPDSAAALLFNDDKIFEKTRVLDPEPLGRQVRQIMHNVRSTFPQLANIEIDSAWGAFVDCTPDAVPVISQVDKVDGLVLAAGCSGHGFGVGPGIGYLAAQLIVNDTPSIDPTPFRLSRLVDGSKVEVGAL; from the coding sequence ATGTCCCCAGTCGTCGAGCGAATTCACAGTGACGAAAAGCTGCCGGCTGTCGCCGACGTGGTGATCGTGGGTGCCGGCATCGTCGGCTCCGCGACAGCCTATTACCTTGCCAAGCGCGGCCTTTCTGTGGCCCTGATCGAAAAGGGCAACGTGGGTTGCGAGCAGTCGAGCCGCAACTGGGGCTGGTGCCGCCAGCAGAATCGCGATGCCCGCGAGATGCCGCTGTCGCTGCTTTCGATGCACCTCTGGGACGAACTGGCGGGTGAGATCGGCAAGGATCTCGGTTTTCGGCGCTGCGGTCTCGTATATGCGACGGACGATGAAAAGATGCTGGCCGGCTGGGAAAGCTGGCGCCCGGTGGCGAAGGAGTTCGGCGTCAATACCCGGATGCTGAGCGCGGCCGAGGCGGCTGACCGGATGCCGACGACGCGGCGTAACTGGGTTGGCGGATTGCATTCGGCTGACGACGGCAAGGCTGAGCCGGCGCTGGCTGCGCCGGTTCTTGCCGAAGGCGCAAGGGCGCTGGGGGCGACGATTCACCAGGAATGCGCCGCGCGGGCGCTCGATATCGCCAATGGAAGGGTCGTCGGCGTACACACCGAAAAGGGCACCATTCGCACCAATGCCGTGCTCTGCGCCGCCGGCGCATGGGCATCGCGCTTCGTCCGCACGCACGGGGTCAGTTTCCCGCAGGCCAGCGTTCGCCAGACTGCGCTGCGCACGAAGCCGACGGTCAATGTCGGCGACGTTCTCTATTCGCCCGACTTTGCCATGACGCGCAGACTCGATGGCAGCTATACCCTTGCGATCAGCGGTCGTGCGGTCCTTGAACTGACGCCGAAGGGCATCCGCTATGCCCGCGAGTTCATGCCCCAATTCATCCAGCGGCTGAAGGCGGTGCAGGTCGGTCTCGGAAAGTCGTTCCTGACCGGTCCGGATTCGGCTGCTGCCCTGTTGTTCAACGATGACAAGATTTTCGAGAAGACCCGCGTCCTCGATCCCGAACCGCTTGGCCGGCAAGTGCGGCAGATCATGCACAATGTGCGCTCGACTTTCCCGCAATTGGCGAACATCGAGATTGACAGTGCCTGGGGCGCATTCGTCGATTGCACGCCCGACGCAGTGCCGGTCATCTCGCAGGTCGACAAGGTCGACGGACTTGTCCTTGCCGCAGGCTGTTCCGGGCACGGTTTCGGCGTTGGGCCGGGTATTGGCTATCTTGCCGCGCAGCTGATCGTCAACGATACGCCCAGCATCGATCCCACGCCATTCCGGCTCTCGCGCCTTGTCGATGGTTCGAAAGTGGAAGTCGGCGCGCTCTGA
- a CDS encoding cupin domain-containing protein, protein MSPFADCPTFIDLRAIAANLPATDKSTSDPFTSGAHLVALRSGPCEVGLIALAADRGETREDRGDTWIFVLEGAVTLADANGALELAVGESCAVARGTAFTWSCTASTKLLFMRYLDGAPGTPGITSIANDAELSASNPPAAELLLGETPSCRANTMFASTDEAFKCGVWDSTPYQRKPIFFHHCELMHLLEGSVTFVDAEGREATFAKGDTFIIEQGAECSWDSQVDVAKIYALWRRPA, encoded by the coding sequence GTGAGCCCCTTTGCCGATTGTCCCACTTTCATCGATCTGCGTGCAATTGCCGCCAATCTTCCCGCAACTGACAAGTCAACCAGCGACCCCTTCACCAGCGGCGCCCATCTCGTCGCCCTGCGCAGCGGGCCGTGCGAAGTAGGGCTTATCGCGCTTGCAGCCGACAGGGGCGAGACCCGCGAAGATCGCGGCGACACCTGGATCTTCGTCCTCGAGGGGGCAGTAACCCTTGCAGACGCGAATGGCGCGCTGGAACTGGCGGTGGGCGAAAGCTGCGCGGTGGCGCGCGGCACCGCCTTCACCTGGTCGTGCACGGCCTCAACTAAACTGCTGTTCATGCGCTATCTGGATGGCGCACCCGGTACTCCCGGCATCACGTCCATCGCCAACGATGCCGAGCTTTCTGCATCGAACCCGCCGGCTGCCGAACTGTTGCTGGGTGAAACGCCCTCATGCCGGGCCAACACGATGTTCGCCTCGACCGACGAGGCATTCAAATGCGGTGTGTGGGACTCAACGCCCTACCAGCGCAAACCCATATTCTTCCACCACTGCGAACTGATGCACCTGCTGGAAGGCAGCGTCACATTCGTCGACGCAGAAGGGCGCGAGGCGACCTTCGCCAAGGGGGATACTTTCATCATCGAACAAGGCGCCGAATGCAGCTGGGACAGCCAGGTCGACGTCGCCAAGATCTACGCATTGTGGCGCAGGCCGGCCTGA
- a CDS encoding FecR family protein, protein MVIRIGAFRSYEERLEEIQAQAAWWIEREHLGPMREAERIELREWLARSPAHELEYMLADNLYADDDLVAAMQDVPRITAQRTFWSALDAVGNSVAAAARTLAQVAGPRLVAATLALALMVAAVSYLAPFGRDPMTGEDPRIAAGMTLKTHTGERLVAQLPDGTRVEMGGGSEAQVRFSDSERRFALTRGDALFDVAHDPARPFLIATDRASIRVVGTRFLIREMAKDTRVDVYQGVVEVRAPKAEAATMRVRRGSRVTIGQEVTIGRFEAGAEEDWRGGWVDEAAISLADLADLIERRTATPIAVDPALAAMQVSGRFRITQPDRLLEKLAPLYGFKARREGEGWRISK, encoded by the coding sequence ATGGTGATCCGGATCGGCGCCTTTCGCAGTTACGAGGAACGCCTCGAGGAGATCCAGGCGCAGGCCGCATGGTGGATCGAGCGCGAGCATCTGGGACCGATGCGCGAAGCCGAACGCATTGAACTGCGCGAATGGCTGGCCCGAAGCCCCGCGCACGAACTGGAATACATGCTCGCCGACAATCTCTATGCGGACGACGATCTCGTCGCGGCGATGCAGGATGTGCCCCGCATCACGGCGCAGCGAACGTTTTGGTCGGCGTTGGATGCAGTCGGGAACAGTGTCGCCGCAGCCGCAAGGACGCTTGCGCAAGTCGCCGGCCCCAGGCTGGTCGCCGCGACGTTGGCTTTGGCGCTGATGGTTGCTGCGGTATCGTACCTGGCGCCATTCGGGCGCGATCCGATGACCGGCGAGGACCCGCGCATAGCCGCGGGCATGACACTCAAGACGCATACCGGCGAGCGGCTTGTTGCCCAGCTTCCTGACGGCACCCGGGTCGAAATGGGTGGAGGCAGCGAGGCGCAGGTGCGCTTTTCCGATAGTGAACGCCGCTTCGCCCTCACGCGCGGGGATGCCCTGTTCGACGTCGCCCACGACCCTGCCCGACCGTTCCTGATTGCAACCGACAGGGCCAGCATTCGCGTCGTCGGGACCCGGTTCCTGATAAGGGAAATGGCCAAGGATACACGTGTCGATGTCTATCAGGGCGTAGTGGAAGTACGGGCGCCCAAGGCCGAGGCCGCAACGATGAGAGTCCGGCGCGGATCGCGCGTGACGATCGGGCAGGAAGTGACCATCGGGCGCTTCGAAGCCGGAGCGGAAGAAGACTGGCGCGGTGGGTGGGTCGACGAGGCGGCCATTTCGCTTGCCGATCTTGCAGACCTGATCGAGCGCAGGACGGCAACACCGATTGCGGTAGACCCGGCCCTTGCCGCGATGCAGGTTTCCGGCCGCTTTCGCATTACCCAGCCCGACAGGCTGCTGGAGAAGCTTGCCCCGCTCTACGGCTTCAAAGCCCGCCGCGAAGGCGAGGGGTGGCGCATCTCGAAATAA
- a CDS encoding DUF1624 domain-containing protein has protein sequence MANAAVMGQAQFEASPLTQPAAAVRQRLQSIDALRGLVMVIMLLDHVRETWFLHMQVTDPMDAASVAPSLFFTRLVSNLCAPVFVALTGLGAWLYTQSHSKAEASTFLLKRGVFIMFLEVTLITMAWTSKLPPTFWLQVIWAIGLSMVALAALLHLPRKVLFAIGLAIVCGHNLLDPIHLEPGHPLYVPWAMLHQRDMIDLPFGLMAKTTYPVLPWIGVISLGYAMGPWFAKGSDAGVRQKRLMLLGLGMLAAFVVLRFLDVYGDKPWTAGETPLRTFMAFIALTKYPPSLLFLLPTLGIGALLLSQFEKVQGQGWMNALAVFGAAPMFFYVLHLYVLRALYMTALYIWGPNHGEFFGVDNIAWVWIWYAGLLPVLYVPTVWFSKLKARRRDIAWLKYL, from the coding sequence ATGGCAAATGCCGCTGTCATGGGGCAAGCCCAGTTCGAGGCCAGCCCGCTTACCCAACCGGCCGCCGCCGTACGCCAGCGCCTGCAGAGCATCGATGCCCTGCGAGGCCTCGTCATGGTCATCATGCTGCTCGACCACGTGCGGGAGACATGGTTCCTGCACATGCAGGTTACCGATCCGATGGATGCCGCAAGCGTAGCGCCTTCGCTGTTCTTTACCCGCCTGGTAAGCAACCTGTGCGCGCCCGTCTTCGTTGCCCTCACCGGCCTGGGGGCCTGGCTCTACACGCAAAGCCACAGCAAGGCGGAAGCCTCGACCTTCCTGCTCAAGCGCGGCGTGTTCATCATGTTCCTTGAAGTCACGCTCATTACAATGGCCTGGACTTCGAAGCTTCCCCCGACGTTCTGGCTGCAGGTCATCTGGGCGATCGGCCTGTCGATGGTGGCGCTGGCGGCACTTCTGCACCTGCCGCGCAAGGTCCTCTTCGCCATTGGCCTCGCTATCGTGTGCGGTCACAACCTGCTCGATCCCATTCATCTCGAGCCCGGCCATCCGCTCTACGTGCCCTGGGCCATGCTGCACCAGCGCGACATGATCGACCTGCCGTTCGGCCTCATGGCGAAGACGACCTACCCGGTGCTGCCGTGGATCGGCGTGATTTCGCTGGGTTACGCCATGGGACCCTGGTTCGCCAAGGGTTCGGATGCCGGCGTTCGTCAGAAACGGCTCATGCTCCTCGGTCTTGGCATGCTCGCCGCCTTTGTCGTGCTGCGCTTCCTCGACGTCTATGGCGACAAGCCATGGACCGCCGGGGAGACGCCGCTGCGCACGTTCATGGCCTTCATCGCCCTGACCAAGTATCCGCCCTCGCTGCTGTTCCTGTTGCCGACGCTGGGCATCGGCGCCCTTCTGCTCTCGCAATTCGAAAAGGTGCAGGGCCAGGGCTGGATGAATGCGCTGGCGGTATTCGGCGCAGCGCCAATGTTCTTCTACGTGCTGCACCTTTATGTGCTGCGCGCGCTCTATATGACCGCGCTCTACATCTGGGGGCCCAATCACGGCGAGTTCTTCGGCGTCGATAACATCGCCTGGGTCTGGATCTGGTACGCCGGTCTGCTGCCGGTTCTCTATGTCCCGACCGTGTGGTTCTCCAAGCTCAAGGCACGCCGCCGCGACATCGCCTGGCTCAAGTATCTCTGA
- a CDS encoding RNA polymerase sigma factor, which translates to MDVLPVRSGDQAALSPFVAMSAQHADFEINASERAALVAFLMRKSGSAILAEDIAQDAFIRLVEFQRREKVRNARGLLFKIAVNLLINHQRRERRMVAGLVEDYADERPSQERAALDNDRMRQFRKALETLPPLRREVLIRRRLENQSYQEIGKALNLSSAAVEKHVVRALASLRAYQDKFMIEGERPW; encoded by the coding sequence GTGGATGTCCTGCCTGTCAGATCCGGCGATCAAGCCGCTCTATCCCCGTTCGTGGCCATGAGCGCGCAGCATGCCGACTTCGAAATCAACGCGAGCGAGCGCGCGGCGCTCGTGGCCTTCCTCATGCGCAAGTCGGGAAGCGCGATACTGGCCGAGGACATCGCCCAGGACGCATTCATCCGTCTCGTCGAATTCCAGCGGCGTGAGAAAGTGCGCAATGCACGCGGCCTGCTGTTCAAGATCGCGGTCAACCTGCTGATAAACCACCAGCGCCGCGAACGGCGCATGGTCGCCGGTCTGGTCGAGGATTACGCCGATGAACGTCCCTCGCAGGAGAGGGCGGCGCTCGACAATGACAGGATGCGCCAGTTTCGCAAGGCGCTGGAAACCCTGCCACCGCTGCGGCGCGAAGTGCTGATCCGCAGGCGGCTGGAAAACCAGTCCTACCAGGAGATCGGCAAGGCCCTGAACCTATCCAGCGCCGCGGTGGAAAAGCACGTCGTGCGCGCGCTCGCTTCGCTGCGGGCCTATCAGGACAAGTTCATGATCGAGGGCGAACGGCCATGGTGA
- a CDS encoding TonB-dependent receptor, producing MYKNFRSAFLASCALFAIPAHALEAKAQGQAASQVHDVNLSAQPLSSALRILSRQTGIEIVFRPELVRGQSAPAVSGRTSTEVALQRLLSGTGLAVRYSGETAILYRAPAATRQPVALTTATSAVAAAGDGASGNNEIIVQGSYSASIADALDRKRKADNVVDSIEAVDIAQFPNQNIAESLQRLPGVTIERDRGEGLFVKVRGLGPNFQVTLLNGQSIAVNENVRDSGQNGRQFRFDTIPSELIAGVDVMKSPSADLEEGAIGGIVNIRTFKPMDLESGTVIGTLAGNYVEKADTIDPNLSGLASWKNDSETLGLLIAGSYSQRTLRQDRITGVGWEEMSEGVDTDGDGIEDTGAIVAPSAVRPTLEQEDRKRYAVNAALQFAPSDAVNLTLEGFYTRLDDHYDELTYSADIDVDTIVPGSAVIEDGALISATTEGKTQIGREVSDMRHQNWFVGLSGDVRAGDWTFHPTAYVTRAVSETSAPITRTRLLGPVGLVKVTMPKSAGTNVPSVDFLEADLENPGQLPFRRVEWRDVSSVDKEHAFGLATERPVDFGPFSRISMGAKYRDRSRDYDRRDVNLTSLAGQYFDGTYFDRFPFNDFLAGTNGSLPTAWVVPDPDPFWNDSNKSALSASTPSRSDLRNSYSIGEEITSAFAMANFDTMLGAMPVRGNMGLRYAHTRQTSAGYADDGTAARPVSYTSTYDDFLPSANLVIEPARDLIARFAMAKVITRPSLSDLAPRLTLNSSGTIFEARGGNPELQRFQAWQYDAGLEYYFAPGSVISASVFYKDIGTFVYNQVSDFVVDGQTYMLTAPTNGGDASVKGLELAFQHRLSFLPAPLDGLGLQANYTLTDSKASYSDTLKDDLANIARHSYNLTGFYENGPFEAWVSYSWRGKVLQSVGTNDNLSINDSAFGSLDASISLKASDHLKVSLQGINVTNAKQRQFVGDNWFGGYTDYGRTVRLTARMSL from the coding sequence GTGTACAAGAATTTTCGTTCCGCGTTTCTCGCATCCTGCGCGTTGTTCGCGATCCCTGCCCATGCCCTTGAGGCAAAGGCGCAGGGCCAGGCGGCGAGCCAGGTTCATGACGTGAACCTTTCCGCACAGCCCCTGTCTTCGGCGCTGCGCATCCTCTCGCGCCAGACGGGGATCGAGATCGTCTTCCGTCCCGAACTGGTGCGCGGACAGAGCGCGCCTGCCGTTTCGGGCCGCACCAGCACCGAGGTCGCCCTGCAGCGCTTGCTGAGCGGCACCGGCCTGGCCGTGCGCTACTCCGGAGAGACTGCGATCCTTTACCGCGCGCCGGCCGCTACCAGGCAGCCGGTTGCCCTGACCACCGCAACTTCGGCTGTCGCGGCGGCAGGCGATGGCGCTTCTGGCAACAATGAGATCATCGTGCAGGGAAGCTACTCCGCTTCGATCGCCGATGCGCTGGACCGCAAGCGCAAGGCCGATAATGTCGTCGATTCGATCGAGGCAGTCGATATCGCGCAGTTCCCCAACCAGAACATCGCGGAATCGCTGCAGCGCCTGCCCGGCGTGACCATCGAGCGCGACCGTGGCGAAGGACTCTTCGTCAAGGTTCGCGGGCTCGGTCCCAACTTCCAGGTGACCTTGCTCAACGGCCAGTCGATCGCCGTGAACGAGAACGTGCGCGACAGCGGCCAGAACGGGCGCCAGTTCCGCTTCGACACGATTCCTTCCGAACTCATCGCCGGTGTCGACGTGATGAAAAGCCCTTCCGCCGACCTCGAGGAAGGCGCCATCGGCGGCATCGTCAATATCCGCACCTTCAAGCCGATGGACCTCGAATCCGGAACAGTCATCGGCACGCTTGCGGGTAATTACGTTGAAAAGGCGGACACGATCGATCCCAACCTGTCTGGTCTTGCCAGCTGGAAGAATGACAGCGAAACCCTCGGCCTGCTGATCGCCGGTTCCTATTCCCAGCGCACCTTGCGCCAGGACCGCATCACCGGCGTTGGCTGGGAAGAGATGTCCGAGGGCGTCGATACCGACGGTGACGGGATTGAGGACACCGGCGCGATTGTCGCCCCTTCAGCCGTTCGCCCGACGCTGGAGCAGGAAGACCGCAAGCGCTATGCGGTCAACGCAGCCCTCCAGTTCGCGCCGAGCGACGCGGTCAATCTGACGCTTGAAGGCTTCTACACCCGGCTCGACGATCACTACGACGAACTGACTTATTCGGCGGACATCGATGTCGACACGATCGTCCCGGGATCGGCGGTGATCGAAGATGGCGCGCTCATCAGCGCCACGACCGAAGGCAAGACGCAGATCGGCCGCGAAGTTTCCGACATGCGGCACCAGAACTGGTTCGTCGGACTCAGCGGCGATGTGCGAGCCGGGGACTGGACTTTCCATCCCACCGCCTACGTGACGCGCGCCGTCAGCGAAACGAGCGCACCGATCACCCGCACCCGCCTGCTCGGTCCGGTCGGACTCGTCAAGGTGACCATGCCCAAGTCAGCCGGGACGAACGTGCCCAGCGTCGACTTCCTCGAAGCCGATCTCGAAAATCCCGGCCAGCTCCCGTTCCGCCGTGTCGAATGGCGCGACGTAAGCTCGGTGGACAAGGAGCATGCCTTCGGCCTCGCCACCGAACGACCGGTCGATTTCGGACCGTTCTCGCGCATCTCGATGGGTGCCAAGTATCGTGATCGCAGCCGCGACTACGACCGCCGCGACGTCAACCTGACATCGCTTGCCGGGCAGTATTTCGACGGAACCTATTTCGACCGTTTCCCGTTCAACGACTTTCTCGCCGGTACCAACGGTTCGCTGCCGACCGCATGGGTCGTGCCGGACCCCGACCCGTTCTGGAACGATAGCAACAAAAGCGCCCTGTCGGCTTCCACGCCGAGCCGGTCGGACTTGCGCAATTCCTACAGCATCGGCGAAGAAATCACTTCCGCCTTCGCCATGGCGAACTTCGATACGATGCTTGGCGCCATGCCCGTTCGCGGAAATATGGGCTTGCGCTATGCGCATACCCGCCAGACTTCGGCCGGATACGCGGATGACGGCACCGCAGCCCGTCCGGTAAGCTACACGTCGACCTATGACGACTTCCTGCCTTCTGCGAACCTGGTGATCGAACCGGCACGCGATCTCATCGCGCGCTTCGCCATGGCCAAGGTCATCACCCGCCCCTCCCTGTCCGACCTCGCTCCGCGCCTCACGCTCAATTCCTCGGGCACGATCTTCGAAGCGCGAGGCGGCAATCCCGAACTGCAGCGCTTCCAGGCCTGGCAATACGATGCCGGCCTCGAATACTATTTCGCTCCCGGCAGCGTCATAAGCGCCAGCGTCTTCTACAAGGACATCGGCACTTTCGTGTACAATCAGGTCTCCGACTTCGTGGTCGACGGCCAGACCTACATGCTGACGGCACCGACCAACGGCGGCGATGCCTCGGTCAAGGGGCTGGAACTCGCCTTCCAGCATCGCCTGAGCTTCCTGCCCGCCCCGCTGGACGGCCTCGGGTTGCAGGCCAACTACACGCTCACCGATTCCAAGGCGAGCTACAGCGACACCCTGAAGGATGACCTCGCGAACATCGCGCGGCACAGCTACAACCTGACCGGTTTCTATGAGAACGGCCCGTTCGAAGCGTGGGTCAGCTACTCATGGCGAGGCAAGGTGCTGCAGTCCGTAGGCACCAATGACAACCTCTCGATCAACGACAGCGCCTTCGGCAGCCTCGATGCCAGCATCAGCCTCAAGGCGAGCGATCACCTCAAGGTCTCCTTGCAGGGCATCAATGTCACCAATGCCAAGCAGCGCCAGTTCGTCGGCGACAACTGGTTCGGCGGATATACCGACTACGGCCGCACCGTGCGCCTGACGGCGCGCATGAGCCTGTAA